In one Nicotiana sylvestris chromosome 8, ASM39365v2, whole genome shotgun sequence genomic region, the following are encoded:
- the LOC104242339 gene encoding kinesin-like protein KIN-14J: MNPEAATENGDSASLNEILNCDVSDRVEIFRGAAEDNLGGSKLPDGIQSKHGFADIPAAKISELMKLNSLESASTHSLFSVVNNILDDSIERKNGDIPQCVASLVKLVVQEIEERVSKQADNLRKQNGLYKSREERYQSRIKALETLALGTTEEHEVVMKKLQQIKIEKAKIEEKEKLQEQDLIRLMKDKDHCEMQISSLIAELESSKHAHEKDRLQLKAHAEQTRAESETKIAELQGLLNESTKKVQELEAFSESKLVSLKRRELGYKHFIDSHFGSLQELRIKSESIRQEVMRTKEVYVEELNHFGFNLKGLVDAAQNYHTVLEENRKLYNEVQDLKGNIRVYSRIRPFLPGQSQKLTTIEYIGENGELVVTNPSKQGKDSHRLFKFNKVFAPAATQEDVFRDTQPLIRSVLDGFNVCIFAYGQTGSGKTYTMSGPSMSSVEDWGVNYRALNDLFNLSQSRKSSIAYEIGVQMVEIYNEQVRDLLCSDTSQKRLGIWSTTQPNGLAVPDASMHPVKSTADVLELMNIGLMNRAVGATALNERSSRSHSILTVHVRGMDLETNAILRGCLHLVDLAGSERVDRSEATGDRLREAQHINKSLSALGDVIFALAQKSSHVPYRNSKLTQVLQSSLGGQAKTLMFVQLNPDVESYSETISTLKFAERVSGVELGAARNNKEGRGIKELMDQVANLKDTITKKDEEIGRLRALKTNGNGERRSVSSTRHGSASPRRHSLGGSRASQIFSGERSSRPTQKAASDVDNSSEYSDRQSDTGSQQSMDDFRHHRDFFRQSRLAVVDAGLNLGEETDSRATVRGECQNPNEDVVLIGFDDADSEERLSDISDGVLSMGTETDGSINSIVEYTLFPETAKPPSETPEKPPVPAKLPRPTQKKVQTGSSRLSSLHKSTPKVPSSKKSTASNTSTVRSSKRWQ, from the exons ATGAATCCAGAAGCTGCAACTGAAAATGGAGACTCAGCCAGTTTAAATGAAATTCTTAACTGCGATGTGTCTGATAGAGTAGAAATTTTCAGAGGGGCTGCAGAAG ATAATCTTGGTGGGAGTAAATTGCCTGATGGGATCCAATCAAAGCATGGTTTTGCTGATATTCCAGCTGCTAAGATCTCAGAGCTGATGAAACTAAACAGCTTAGAG AGTGCCTCCACTCATTCACTTTTCAGTGTTGTGAATAATATTTTGGATGACAGCATTGAGAGAAAGAATGGGGATATACCTCAG TGTGTGGCCTCCCTGGTGAAGTTAGTCGTACAAGAGATTGAAGAACGAGTTTCAAAACAAGCTGATAATTTGAGAAAG CAAAATGGTTTGTACAAGTCTCGTGAGGAGAGATATCAATCAAGAATTAAAGCACTTGAAACCCTTGCTCTGGGGACCACTGAGGAACATGAG GTTGTTATGAAGAAGCTTCAACAGATAAAG ATTGAGAAGGCCAAAATTGAAGAGAAGGAAAAACTTCAAGAGCAAGATTTAATCAGGTTAATGAAAGATAAGGATCATTGTGAGATGCAAATATCCTCATTGATAGCTGAGCTTGAATCATCCAAACATGCACATGAAAAGGATCGTTTACAATTGAAAGCGCACGCCGAGCAAACTCGGGCCGAGTCAGAGACCAAGATAGCAGAACTTCAGGGTTTGCTGAATGAATCAACTAAGAAAGTGCAAGAACTTGAGGCATTTTCAGAATCCAAGTTGGTGAGCCTGAAAAGAAGAGAACTTGGCTACAAACACTTCATAGACTCTCATTTTGGATCTCTACAG GAATTGAGGATAAAATCTGAGTCTATAAGGCAGGAGGTGATGAGGACCAAGGAGGTTTACGTCGAAGAACTTAACCACTTTG GTTTCAATCTTAAGGGACTGGTTGATGCTGCTCAGAACTACCACACAGTGCTTGAAGAAAATAGGAAGTTGTATAATGAAGTTCAAGATTTGAAAG GTAACATTAGAGTTTATAGTCGAATAAGGCCATTCCTTCCGGGCCAAAGCCAAAAATTGACAACCATAGAGTACATTGGTGAGAATGGGGAACTGGTTGTCACTAATCCCTCCAAACAAGGGAAAGATAGTCACCGTCTTTTCAAATTCAACAAGGTCTTTGCACCTGCAGCCACTCAAG AGGATGTATTTCGGGACACTCAGCCATTAATCAGGTCTGTTTTGGATGGGTTCAATGTCTGCATATTTGCTTATGGTCAGACTGGTTCTGGAAAAACATATACCATG AGTGGGCCAAGCATGTCATCGGTGGAGGATTGGGGGGTCAACTATCGAGCTCTGAATGATCTATTCAACCTCTCCCAAAGTAGGAAAAGCTCCATTGCATATGAAATTGGTGTTCAAATGGTTGAAATATACAATGAGCAAGTGCGTGACTTGCTTTGCAGTGATACTTCACAAAAACG ACTTGGGATTTGGAGTACTACTCAGCCCAACGGATTAGCTGTCCCAGATGCTAGCATGCATCCTGTCAAATCAACCGCAGATGTCTTAGAATTGATGAATATTGGCTTGATGAATAGAGCTGTTGGTGCTACTGCTTTAAATGAAAGAAGCAGCCGGTCACATAG CATCCTTACCGTTCATGTACGTGGTATGGACTTGGAAACAAATGCTATTCTACGAGGTTGCTTGCATTTGGTAGATCTGGCTGGCAGTGAAAGAGTAGATCGGTCCGAAGCCACAGGGGATCGTTTACGGGAAGCACAACATATAAACAAATCCTTATCGGCTCTTGGAGATGTGATCTTTGCATTGGCGCAAAAAAGTTCTCATGTGCCATACAGAAATAGTAAACTAACTCAAGTTCTTCAAAGCTCCCTTG GAGGCCAGGCAAAGACACTTATGTTTGTACAGCTCAATCCTGATGTGGAATCCTACTCAGAAACCATAAGCACCCTGAAGTTTGCTGAGAGGGTGTCTGGAGTGGAGTTGGGTGCAGCACGGAATAATAAAGAGGGTCGAGGTATTAAAGAGCTTATGGATCAG GTAGCTAACTTAAAAGACACAATTACAAAGAAGGACGAGGAAATTGGGCGGCTGCGGGCTCTCAAAACCAATGGCAATGGTGAGAGGCGTAGTGTGAGTTCCACCAGGCATGGCTCTGCCTCTCCAAGAAGGCATTCTTTAGGTGGTTCACGAGCAAGCCAAATATTTTCTGGAGAGAGAAGCTCAAGACCTACTCAGAAGGCTGCTTCTGACGTGGACAATAGTTCGGAATACAGCGACAGACAATCTGACACTGGCTCTCAGCAATCAATGGATGACTTTAGGCATCACAGAGATTTCTTTAGACAATCCAGGCTTGCTGTAGTAGATGCTGGTCTAAATTTGGGTGAAGAGACTGATTCAAGGGCCACTGTTAGAGGAGAATGTCAGAATCCTAATGAAGATGTGGTGCTCATCGGATTTGATGATGCAGATTCTGAAGAGAGATTAAGTGACATATCTGATGGTGTGCTTTCAATGGGAACTGAGACTGATGGTTCAATCAATAGCATTGTAGAGTACACTCTTTTCCCAGAAACGGCAAAGCCACCTTCAGAGACCCCAGAGAA GCCTCCTGTACCTGCTAAACTTCCACGGCCCACACAAAAGAAGGTGCAAACAGGATCTTCTCGGTTGTCATCATTGCACAAGAGCACCCCTAAAGTCCCGA GTTCTAAAAAATCCACTGCCAGCAACACTTCTACAGTTAGGTCTTCCAAAAGATGGCAATAG
- the LOC104242338 gene encoding uncharacterized protein isoform X1, protein MEQEKETNQLNSNDTKSEQDEEQQQRGECCDHQNAESQINGKEILKAIQVVERDSMAIAESFTSLFASLRSTLSEVTSTSVDHMNCFGDAAGRVQECALDAATKGNRYINSCLRLNEEMKGIDNLATQLKIIRRNVDALDSAVNRLVRFP, encoded by the exons ATGGAACAAGAGAAGGAGACGAATCAGCTGAATTCTAACGATACCAAATCAGAACAAGATGAAGAACAACAGCAAAGAGGAGAATGTTGCGATCACCAAAATGCAGAGTCTCAAATAAATGGCAAAGAGATTCTGAAAGCAATACAAGTAGTAGAGAGAGATTCTATGGCAATCGCCGAGAGCTTCACTTCTCTTTTTGCTTCTCTACGCTCTACTCTATCTGAG GTTACTAGTACTTCTGTTGATCACATGAACTGCTTTGGTGATGCTGCAGGACGAGTACAAGAATGTG CACTTGATGCAGCAACTAAAGGAAACCGATATATAAACTCTTGTCTGAG ATTGAATGAGGAAATGAAAGGAATTGATAATCTTGCAACACAGCT GAAAATCATCCGGAGAAATGTAGATGCATTGGACTCGGCAGTTAACAGGCTAGTTCGTTTTCCATGA
- the LOC104242338 gene encoding uncharacterized protein isoform X2 has protein sequence MEQEKETNQLNSNDTKSEQDEEQQQRGECCDHQNAESQINGKEILKAIQVVERDSMAIAESFTSLFASLRSTLSEVTSTSVDHMNCFGDAAGRVQECALDAATKGNRYINSCLRLNEEMKGIDNLATQLYPFHVIMGSLGATIRVATM, from the exons ATGGAACAAGAGAAGGAGACGAATCAGCTGAATTCTAACGATACCAAATCAGAACAAGATGAAGAACAACAGCAAAGAGGAGAATGTTGCGATCACCAAAATGCAGAGTCTCAAATAAATGGCAAAGAGATTCTGAAAGCAATACAAGTAGTAGAGAGAGATTCTATGGCAATCGCCGAGAGCTTCACTTCTCTTTTTGCTTCTCTACGCTCTACTCTATCTGAG GTTACTAGTACTTCTGTTGATCACATGAACTGCTTTGGTGATGCTGCAGGACGAGTACAAGAATGTG CACTTGATGCAGCAACTAAAGGAAACCGATATATAAACTCTTGTCTGAG ATTGAATGAGGAAATGAAAGGAATTGATAATCTTGCAACACAGCTGTATCCTTTCCATGTGATTATG gggagccttggtgCAACGATAAGAGTTGCCACCATGTAA